In Clostridium sp. DL-VIII, the following proteins share a genomic window:
- a CDS encoding Dabb family protein, whose translation MITNNVMLRLEERSNENIQKARNILLSMKGKIEILRDIKVEVAIHEGEYDILLITKFDSMEDLNNYQVHPVHLEVQKHILSVLKTAASLCYESMD comes from the coding sequence ATGATTACGAATAATGTAATGCTTAGGCTTGAGGAAAGAAGCAATGAAAATATCCAAAAGGCAAGAAATATTTTGTTAAGTATGAAAGGTAAGATTGAAATTCTACGTGATATAAAAGTAGAAGTTGCTATACATGAAGGAGAATATGATATTTTGCTCATTACTAAGTTTGATTCGATGGAAGATTTGAATAACTATCAGGTCCACCCGGTTCATCTTGAAGTACAAAAACATATTCTCAGTGTTCTTAAGACTGCAGCATCTTTATGCTATGAATCCATGGATTAA